AAGCCGAGCTTTTTGCGGTTCAACTTCGCCGCGTAACCCTCAATGTAACCTTCCTCTTCCATCTTTTTCCAGCGTCGCCAGCAGGGCGTTTCACTCAGGTTAACGGTCTCTGCGAGCTTGGAATTACTCATGCGACCATCTTTCTGAATATGGTCAAGAATGGCGAAATCGGTACTATCCAACTCATAGTTGGTGGATTCTTTCTTTTTCATAATTGTTTTAGAAATAGTCTGCTCAAATTGACTTTTATCGTAGCGCAGATAGCAATTTTCTTTCTACCCAAATCGTTAGACTGTTTCCCATATTCGTTGATTACTTTTTGGGAGAGAGTGCATGAGTGCTCAATTGTTGGCGGCATTTTTGTTGTTTGCCGTTTCTATTTCTTTAACGCCGGGAGCTGGTAACGTCGCGCTGTTAGGTATTTCGAGTCGATATGGGTTTTCTGCGACCGTGCCATTTGTATTGGGCAATGCGGTTGGAGTGATCATCATGTTGATTGGTGCAAGTGTGGGGCTTGTCAGTTTGTTTACCCTTTACCCAGATTTGTACACAGCGCTAAAGTGGATTGGTGCGGCGTACTTGCTGTATCTTGCATGGTCGATTGCCACGATGGAAATTGACAATGATTCGAATGCGAAAAAGTCCGGTTTTTTCTCTGGCGTTTGGGTGCAAATTCTTAATCCGAAAAGTTGGGTTGCATCGCTGACGGTGTTTTCCCAATTTATCTCGCCAAACAATGATTACCTAACTCAGGTGGTAATCATCATTAGCGTGATGGTGGGAACCGGTGTGTTGGGGATGTTTGCATGGGCGTACTTTGGCACCGTATTGAACCGCTTTATTCAGTCACCACAAAAGGTAGTGTGGGTAAACCGATGCATGGGCAGCAGCCTAGCGTTAGTGGTGGTGTTTATGCTGAGCCAACCCGTTTAGGCTCCTATCTAATTTGACGCGCGCGCCGAGAAAACGTTATATACCGGTTTCGCTATGGCGAACCATATTCTCTCTAGCAATTCAGTGGTATCAAGATGAGCTTAACTAAGTCCAACTCGACCAAGACAAACACTCGCGTTAATCAACTGAGCTTTGGTTCGCCAAGTGCATCGTTAGTGTTGGAGCATGTTGAGCTAGAGCCACTCGCTTTAGGTAAAGTGCGAGTGCAAATCGAAGCCACAAATATTAACCCAAGTGACCGATTGTCGATTCAGGGGGTAGGGCAGTATCGTCGTACCCATGTACCGCCGCGAGTCCCCGGCTTTGAAGCGGTTGGGCGTGTGGTTGAGATAAACGATCCGTATCAAACCGAATTTCACATTGGGCAGAAGGTGCTGGTGGCACAAAGCGGGACTTGGCAAAGCTATGTTGATGTGCCTGCGGAGAATGTCTTTGTGGTGCCGGAAGAACTTGAGAATGGCTACGCTTGCCAGTTGTATATCAATGCCCTGACGGCTTGGGTGATCACCACTCACGTTGCCAAGTTGGGCAAAGAGGACGTGGTGATCATCAACGCGGGCAATTCTGCGATTGGTAAGATCTTCGCTCAGTTGTCGCACTCGCGTGGATTTACTTTGATTCCGATAAGCTCCGCGCCAGAGCGTTATCCATACGACTCCATTGCAGTGCTAGATAGTAAGCAAGATCTGCAATCTCAAATCGATGCCCGAGAGTTACCTCAACCGAATGTCGCGTTCGATGCTATTGGCGGCAAAGTGGGAACAGAACTTATCCAAGTTCTGCATAATTCTGGAACATACATCAATTACGGAACGCTTTCACTCATGCCTTATGACCCTGATTTTTTTGCTTGTATGAAGCAGAACAATATCGATTTCTGCACGTTCTTTTTGCGCTATTGGGAAGAGTTGGTTGGTAAGACCGTTCGAAAACAAGTCTTTGCTGAGATGCTAGAACACTTTATGGAGCACCAAATACAACTTGATGTGGATCGCTGCCTTCCGTTAGAACAGTTCAAGCGCGCATTCGAGCTGATAGAAGATGAGTCGGTTACGTTACAAGGCAAAATCATTCTGACAATGCAGTGACGATATTCAAGTAGAGATTGCTGGGTAAATTGAAGAATAAAAAAAGGATGGTATTCACCATCCCTTTTTCGTTTTCGTTAGGATTAACGGAACTGCGGCATGTAGTCGAGGTTGGCTTCAATCGTCTCTTCTAGAGCCTTTTCTAGAATCGTTCCGGTGGTCACTAACGGGTTCAAAATCAATGCTCGATGCGCTGCATTGCGGTCGCCTGTGACAGCAGCTTCTACCGTGAGTGATTCAAAGTCTTTCATCAATTGAATCAAGCGCAGCGTATCGCTTGGGAATGGTGCGACGTTTAGAGCCACTGGTCCCGATTTTGTGATCATGCAGCTGACTTCCACTGCGCAATCGTCGGGTAAACCTGCAATGGCACCGTTGTTACGAGTGTTCACGTGCATGATGGTGCGCTTATCGTTGTAGATAGAGCTCATTAGTTCACAGGCGGCTTCTGAATAGTATTGACCGCCACGCTTTTCGAGCTCTTTTGGTTTCTCGTTTAGCTCTGGATTGCGGTAGATATCGAATAGGCGCTTCTCCATGGCTTTAACCACTTCACCGCGTGTACCTTCGTCGTTCGCTTCTTCAATCTCTTGGCCCATGATGTCTTCGCTGGTGTAGTAATAGCGCAGGTAAGCACACGGGATCATACCCATATTACGCAGCAGCTCTTGTGGCCAGTCGAATGGAGGAATGTTTTGCGGCACCAGAGGATCGTTGCCAGATAGGATCTCTTCTACCACTTCTTGCAGTTTGTCGCGACCTTCGTGCAGGATCTGGCGTGCCCAGATAAAGTGGTTCAAACCCGCAACTTGCAGTACAAACTCTTGCTCGTTAGCACCTAGCATTTGGGCGATGCCTTTTTGCATGATCACTGGCACGTTACATAAACCGACCGCTTTCACTTTGGTGTGTTTGAGAATCGCTTCTGTCACCATGCCTGATGGGTTGGTAAAGTTTAGCAACCAAGCATCTGGACACAACACTTCCATCTCTTTACAGATTTCCAGCGCGATAGGGATGGTGCGGCAGGCATTGGCAAAACCGCCTAACCCATTGGTCTCCTGACCGATCATGCCGTACTTCAGCGAGATGCGTTCATCACGGATTCGGCCTTCCAAACAGCCAGCGCGAAATTGAGAGCACACAAAGTCTGCGTTTTTCAAAGCGGGTTTGCGATCCAAGGTTACGTGCACATCAATATGCGACATGTCGTTTTTAGCCAACATACGACGTGTTAAATCGCCAATGATGCTGACTTTCTCTGCACCATCTTCAATATCGACCAACCACAGCTCGCCGATTGGCAGTTCATGATTGCGTTTGATCAGACCTTCGATCAGCTCTGGTGTGTAGCTAGAGCCTGCGCCAATAATGGTAATTTTAAGATTCTTTTTCATCGTGATGTTCTCGTTATGGATAAGACAATGTGATTAAAAAGCATCCTGATTGGCTTCACAAACCAAACAAATCTTGCTATGGATTAGTGCAGCTAATTTATAGGAAGTCGAGTGATGGACAGAAAACAGCAGATGCTCTCCAATATGTACACTTTTGCGATTGCAGGTAAGTTTCTTAGCTTTACCAAAGCAGCGGAAGAGCTCTTTATCACCCAAGGGGCGGTGAGCCAGCGAATTAAATCGTTAGAAGAGCAACTGGGTTTCAGTTTGTTTGTGCGCATGACGAGACGATTAGAACTGACCAAAGAAGGTGAGCGATTACTGCATGCGTTAAACCAATCGTTCGAGGTAATTTTCTCTGAACTCGAAGACATCAAGTTCAATGAACTGCGCGGTGAGTTGTACATTGGTGCTGCACCGACGTTCGCCCAGAGTTGGCTTTTGCCAAGGTTGCCAGATTTTCAACGCTTGTATCCGCATCTCAATATTAAACTGAGGGTGAAAGCGAGCCGTTTGGACTTTCAGCATGAGCCCGTCGATATCGCGATTTACTACAGCAATAGCGAGCATCCGGGTTTCTACCATCAACGTTTGTTCGATGAAGTACTGCTGCCTGTTTGTAGCCCGAAATACTTTAACGACCATTTTTCAGATCAAGCGCCGTTGCTTGAGCAGTTGGCTGGCGTGACTTTTATTCATTGCTCTG
This portion of the Vibrio hyugaensis genome encodes:
- a CDS encoding LysE family translocator; protein product: MSAQLLAAFLLFAVSISLTPGAGNVALLGISSRYGFSATVPFVLGNAVGVIIMLIGASVGLVSLFTLYPDLYTALKWIGAAYLLYLAWSIATMEIDNDSNAKKSGFFSGVWVQILNPKSWVASLTVFSQFISPNNDYLTQVVIIISVMVGTGVLGMFAWAYFGTVLNRFIQSPQKVVWVNRCMGSSLALVVVFMLSQPV
- a CDS encoding zinc-dependent alcohol dehydrogenase family protein, producing MSLTKSNSTKTNTRVNQLSFGSPSASLVLEHVELEPLALGKVRVQIEATNINPSDRLSIQGVGQYRRTHVPPRVPGFEAVGRVVEINDPYQTEFHIGQKVLVAQSGTWQSYVDVPAENVFVVPEELENGYACQLYINALTAWVITTHVAKLGKEDVVIINAGNSAIGKIFAQLSHSRGFTLIPISSAPERYPYDSIAVLDSKQDLQSQIDARELPQPNVAFDAIGGKVGTELIQVLHNSGTYINYGTLSLMPYDPDFFACMKQNNIDFCTFFLRYWEELVGKTVRKQVFAEMLEHFMEHQIQLDVDRCLPLEQFKRAFELIEDESVTLQGKIILTMQ
- a CDS encoding 6-phospho-beta-glucosidase — encoded protein: MKKNLKITIIGAGSSYTPELIEGLIKRNHELPIGELWLVDIEDGAEKVSIIGDLTRRMLAKNDMSHIDVHVTLDRKPALKNADFVCSQFRAGCLEGRIRDERISLKYGMIGQETNGLGGFANACRTIPIALEICKEMEVLCPDAWLLNFTNPSGMVTEAILKHTKVKAVGLCNVPVIMQKGIAQMLGANEQEFVLQVAGLNHFIWARQILHEGRDKLQEVVEEILSGNDPLVPQNIPPFDWPQELLRNMGMIPCAYLRYYYTSEDIMGQEIEEANDEGTRGEVVKAMEKRLFDIYRNPELNEKPKELEKRGGQYYSEAACELMSSIYNDKRTIMHVNTRNNGAIAGLPDDCAVEVSCMITKSGPVALNVAPFPSDTLRLIQLMKDFESLTVEAAVTGDRNAAHRALILNPLVTTGTILEKALEETIEANLDYMPQFR
- a CDS encoding LysR substrate-binding domain-containing protein is translated as MDRKQQMLSNMYTFAIAGKFLSFTKAAEELFITQGAVSQRIKSLEEQLGFSLFVRMTRRLELTKEGERLLHALNQSFEVIFSELEDIKFNELRGELYIGAAPTFAQSWLLPRLPDFQRLYPHLNIKLRVKASRLDFQHEPVDIAIYYSNSEHPGFYHQRLFDEVLLPVCSPKYFNDHFSDQAPLLEQLAGVTFIHCSESLEASEPNQEWAMWLTKQSNPLLNTLNVMDRTYLFNHADMAMTAAKNGMGLGIARESLVKNSLENGELVAPFERVSAERGYDLICLNGQQHRPKNAAFIEWLETLLPKRE